In the Arachis ipaensis cultivar K30076 chromosome B10, Araip1.1, whole genome shotgun sequence genome, one interval contains:
- the LOC110268348 gene encoding uncharacterized protein LOC110268348, whose amino-acid sequence MYENVTVSTKEEYTSCSSFTPKNRKKKKFDYNNGKCLHGLDAVMLESATESATEWNPGRLFLRCPLWEKVELRCDYFIWADEVVDAGRDCGIQEQSEESKWRFAEESNWKVE is encoded by the exons ATGTATGAAAATGTCACAGTCTCAACGAAGGAAGAATATACTTCATGCTCGTCTTTTACGCCAAAaaataggaagaagaagaagtttgacTACAACAATGGCAAGTGCCTGCATGGACTTGACGCAGTGATGCTTGAGTCTGCTACAGAGTCTGCTACAGAGTGGAACCCTGGAAGATTGTTTCTTCGTTGTCCATTATGGGAG AAGGTTGAATTGAGGTGTGACTATTTCATTTGGGCTGATGAAGTTGTTGATGCTGGAAGAGATTGTGGAATTCAGGAACAGAGTGAAGAAAGCAAATGGAGGTTTGCAGAAGAAAGCAACTGGAAGGTAGaataa
- the LOC107622612 gene encoding tubby-like F-box protein 8 — MSFRSIVRDVRDSIGSLSRRSFDVRLTGHHRGKSHGSVQDLHDQPLVIQNSRWASLPPELLYDVIRRLEESENTWPARKHVVACSAVCQSWRRMCKEIVKSPEFCGKLTFPVSLKQPGPRDGIIQCFIKRDKSNSTYHLFLCLSPALLVENGKFLLSAKRMRRTTYTEYVISMDADNISRSSNTYIGKLRSNFIGTKFIIFDTQPPYSSAHICPPEGTGRTSRRFYSKKVSPKVPSGSYNIAQVTYELNVLGTRGPRKMHCIMHSIPAAALDAGGSVPGQPELLPRSLEDSFRSISFSKSLDHSIEFSSSRFSDIGGSVANEDDEGKIRPLVLKNKPPRWHEQLQCWCLNFRGRVTVASVKNFQLIAATQPAAGVPTPSQPTPPDHDKIILQFGKVGKDMFTMDYRYPLSAFQAFAICLSSFDTKLACE; from the exons ATGTCATTCCGAAGCATAGTTCGGGATGTGAGGGATAGTATTGGGAGCTTATCTAGGCGCAGTTTTGATGTTAGGCTGACCGGCCATCATAGAGGAAAATCTCATGGATCGGTACAGGATTTGCATGACCAGCCTCTAGTAATTCAAAATAGTCGCTGGGCAAGCTTACCCCCAGAACTACTGTATGATGTCATTAGACGGCTGGAGGAGAGTGAGAACACATGGCCTGCTCGAAAGCACGTTGTTGCATGTTCTGCAGTTTGCCAGTCTTGGAGGAGGATGTGCAAGGAAATTGTTAAGAGCCCTGAGTTCTGTGGCAAACTTACATTTCCTGTGTCCCTGAAGCAG CCTGGGCCACGAGATGGAATTATTCAGTGTTTCATCAAAAGAGATAAATCTAATTCAACATATCACCTATTCCTCTGTCTCAGCCCTG CTTTGTTAGTTGAAAATGGAAAATTCCTCCTTTCTGCTAAGAGGATGCGGAGAACTACTTACACAGAGTATGTTATTTCTATGGATGCTGACAACATCTCAAGATCAAGTAACACATACATTGGAAAGCTGCG ATCAAACTTCATTGGAACGAAATTCATTATATTCGATACACAGCCTCCATATTCCTCTGCCCATATATGCCCTCCTGAAGGAACTGGGAGAACGAGCCGCAGATTTTATTCCAAAAAGGTCTCTCCAAAGGTTCCATCTGGAAGTTACAACATAGCTCAGGTAACATATGAATTAAATGTCCTTGGGACACGGGGCCCAAGGAAGATGCACTGCATCATGCATTCAATACCGGCCGCAGCACTTGACGCCGGCGGCAGTGTTCCTGGCCAACCAGAGCTGCTCCCCCGTTCCCTGGAGGACTCATTTCGGAGCATCTCATTTTCCAAGTCTCTAGATCACTCTATTGAGTTCAGCAGCTCACGATTTTCTGATATCGGTGGATCTGTTGCCAATGAGGATGATGAGGGCAAGATAAGACCCTTGGTTCTTAAAAACAAGCCTCCAAGATGGCATGAACAATTACAATGTTGGTGCCTCAATTTCCGGGGAAGGGTGACAGTTGCATCTGTTAAGAACTTTCAGTTGATTGCCGCCACCCAGCCTGCTGCCGGTGTGCCCACGCCATCTCAACCAACTCCACCGGATCACGACAAGATTATCCTGCAGTTCGGCAAAGTTGGGAAAGATATGTTCACCATGGATTACCGGTATCCCCTATCAGCATTCCAAGCTTTTGCAATATGCTTGAGCAGCTTTGACACCAAATTGGCCTGTGAATAG